TCTGTGGCAGTCCGCCTATGCCGAGCTCTACTTCACCGATTTGCTGTGGCCGGAATTCGACGAGGACGCCTTTGGCCTGGCGCTGGCGGATTACGCGGCCCGTCAGCGCCGGTTCGGGCTGACCGGCGAGCAGGTCATCGCCATGTCCGAGCGGGTAGGGACCGAGCCTTGTTGATGGTCGGCAGCGCCCTGCGACAGCGCGCGGCGACTGCGGCGCTGCTGATCCCGCTCACGGTTGCGGTGGTCCTCTGGCTGCCGACGCCCGCGTTCGCACTCTGTTTCGCCGTCGTCGTGTTGTTCGGGGCCTGGGAATGGGCCGCCCTCGCGGGGCTTGCCGCGACCCGCGCGCGGACGGCCTACCTGATCCCGATCGCCGCCGGTATGGGGCTGCTCTGGCAGACCTTGGGAGCCGGTTGGAGTCCCTGGGTCCTGGCCGGATTGTCGCTTTGGTGGTGGTGGGTCGCATTGACGTTACCCAGGATCCGGGTCGTCGAGCCACTGCGCGGCGTGACCTGGCGACTCCTCGGGAGCGGCAGCCTGGTACTCCTCGGCCCCTGGCTGGCGCTCGTCTATCTGCATGGCCTGGGCCGTAACGGGCCGCTGCTCGTCCTGTTTCTGTTGGTACTGATCTGGATCGCCGACTCGGCGGCCTACTTCAGCGGACGACGCTGGGGCCGAGTCAAATTGGCACCGATGCTCAGCCCTGGCAAGACCTGGGTCGGCGCTTACGGCGCCCTGGCGAGCGCGCTGATCTGGGGCCTGCTCCTCGTCTGGGGCCTGGCGTTGAGCTGGGATCGGGCGCTGCTCGCCCTCGCCGTCTGTGTGGTCAGCGTGGCGATGTCGATCGTCGGCGACCTCTACGAGAGCCTGCTCAAGCGTCGCCGTGGTCTCAAGGATTCGGGGCGGCTATTGCCCGGGCATGGTGGTATGCTCGACCGCATCGATAGTCTCACGGCCGCCGCGCCCTTCTTTGCGCTCGGTTTGACCTTGTTGGGGATAGGTAGTTGATCGGCATCACGGTACTCGGTTCGACGGGTTCGATCGGGGTCAGCACCCTGGATGTGATCGCCCGCCACCCCGAGCGATTCCGCGTCGTCGCCCTGACCGCCAACCGCGATGCGCAGGGGCTCGCGCAGCAGTGTCGGCGTTTCGCCCCGGCCTATGCGGTCATGGTCGATCCGCAGGCTGCCGCGCAACTGCGCGATCTGCTGGCCGATATGGCCGAGCCGCCCGAGGTGCTGACCGGTGCGGCGGCGCTGGAGCTGGTCGCGGCACTGCCCGAGGTCGGTGTCGTGATGGCGGCCGTCGTCGGTGCCGCCGGCATGATGCCGACGCTGGCGGCGGCGCGGGCCGGCAAGCGGGTTCTGCTTGCCAACAAAGAGGCCCTGGTCGTGGCCGGCGCCTTGCTGATGCGGGCCGTGGCCGACAACAACGCCCTGTTGCTGCCGATCGACAGCGAACACAATGCGATCTTCCAGTGCCTGCCGCCCAACTACGCCGATGGCCTCGAGGCCGTCGGCGTCGAGCGCATCCTGCTGACCGCATCCGGTGGGCCGTTCCGCGATGCCGATCCGCGCACCCTCGCGGGCGTGACGCCCGAGCAGGCCTGCGCCCATCCGAACTGGGCGATGGGCCGCAAGATTTCGGTCGATTCGGCGACCATGATGAACAAGGGGCTCGAGTTGATCGAGGCCTGCTGGCTGTTCGGCACCTCCCCGGAACGCATCCAGGTCGTCGTCCACCCGCAGAGCGTCATCCATTCGCTGGTGCAATATGTGGACGGCTCGGTGCTCGCCGAACTCGGCAATCCGGATATGCGCACGCCGATCGGCCATGCCTTGGCTTGGCCGGAACGGATGACCTCGGGGGTCGCGCCGCTCGATCTCTTCGCCGTGGCGCGGCTCGATTTCCAGCCGCCGGATCTGGAGCGCTTCCCCTGTCTGCGGCTGGCCTACGAGGCGGCTGCGGCCGGTGGTACGGCGCCAGCGGTGCTCAACGCCGCTAACGAGGTCGCCGTTGCCGCCTTCCTCGAGCGGCGCATTGGTTTCACCGATATTCCCCGGGTCGTTGGCGAGACGCTTGCGGCGGTGCCCGGGGTCACGATCGAGGAGGGGCAGGGCGTCGAGCTGCTGCTCGCCGTCGATCGCGAGGCACGCGCTGCCGCTGAGCGTCGGGTCGACGTCCTGGCGGCCTGAAGGGCCGCGAGCGATGACCCCGGGCCGCATCCGTCGGTCGACCTTGGTGCGATGAACGATCGTCCGTAGCCACTTTCAGGTGACGACATGTCCGACCTGCTTTTCACTATCGGCTCCTTCCTGGTCGCCTTGGCGATCTTGATCACGGTTCACGAGTTCGGTCACTTCTGGGTCGCCCGCAAGGTCGGTGTCCGGGTTCTGCGTTTCTCGCTGGGCTTCGGCAAGCCGTTGCTGCGTTGGAACGACCGGCGCGAAGGCACCGAGTTCGTGATCGCCAGCTTGCCACTCGGCGGCTACGTCAAGATGCTCGACGAGCGCGAGGGCGAAGTCGACGAGGCCGAACTGCACCGTGCCTTCAACCGCCAGGTCGTCTGGAAGCGGGCGGCGATCGTCGCCGCCGGTCCGATCTGCAACTTCCTGCTCGCGTTCGTCCTCTATTGGGGTATCTTCGTGGTCGGCGACACCGGGACGCGCCCGTTGGTCGGTGAGATCACCCCGGCCTCGGTCGCCGAGCGCGCCGGCTTCGAGCGCGGCGACGAGTTGCTGCGGATCGCCGATCGCCCGACGCCGACCTGGGAGTCGGCGGTCTTCGCACTGCTCGCCGAAGGCATGGACGGGCACGACCTGGCCGTTCGGGTACGCGAGTCTTCGGGTGAGGAGGTCGTGCGTTGGCTTTCCGGGGGTGCCCTCGACGGGCTCACCGAGAGCCCGGCGATCCTCGCCAACGTCGGCTTGGAACCCGAGCATCCGACTTTGGAACCGGTTC
This portion of the Thioflavicoccus mobilis 8321 genome encodes:
- a CDS encoding phosphatidate cytidylyltransferase, which gives rise to MVGSALRQRAATAALLIPLTVAVVLWLPTPAFALCFAVVVLFGAWEWAALAGLAATRARTAYLIPIAAGMGLLWQTLGAGWSPWVLAGLSLWWWWVALTLPRIRVVEPLRGVTWRLLGSGSLVLLGPWLALVYLHGLGRNGPLLVLFLLVLIWIADSAAYFSGRRWGRVKLAPMLSPGKTWVGAYGALASALIWGLLLVWGLALSWDRALLALAVCVVSVAMSIVGDLYESLLKRRRGLKDSGRLLPGHGGMLDRIDSLTAAAPFFALGLTLLGIGS
- the ispC gene encoding 1-deoxy-D-xylulose-5-phosphate reductoisomerase, with protein sequence MIGITVLGSTGSIGVSTLDVIARHPERFRVVALTANRDAQGLAQQCRRFAPAYAVMVDPQAAAQLRDLLADMAEPPEVLTGAAALELVAALPEVGVVMAAVVGAAGMMPTLAAARAGKRVLLANKEALVVAGALLMRAVADNNALLLPIDSEHNAIFQCLPPNYADGLEAVGVERILLTASGGPFRDADPRTLAGVTPEQACAHPNWAMGRKISVDSATMMNKGLELIEACWLFGTSPERIQVVVHPQSVIHSLVQYVDGSVLAELGNPDMRTPIGHALAWPERMTSGVAPLDLFAVARLDFQPPDLERFPCLRLAYEAAAAGGTAPAVLNAANEVAVAAFLERRIGFTDIPRVVGETLAAVPGVTIEEGQGVELLLAVDREARAAAERRVDVLAA